Proteins co-encoded in one Arachis hypogaea cultivar Tifrunner chromosome 13, arahy.Tifrunner.gnm2.J5K5, whole genome shotgun sequence genomic window:
- the LOC112738241 gene encoding peroxidase 25: MDAILSYLVMFMMMTLAVVQAQLRTGFYSSSCPSAEAIIRSTVESHFNKDPTIAPGLLRLHFHDCFVQGCDGSILIADSSAERNAVQNIGLRGFEVIDDAKSQIEATCPGVVSCADILALAARDAVHLSGGPSWLVPTGRRDGRISSSNQASNMPSPLDPVSVQKQKFSAKGLDVHDLVTLLGAHTIGQTDCRFFSYRLYNFTTTGNADPTINQSFLELLQAQCPKNGDGLRKVALDKDSPAKFDVSYFKNVRDGSGVLESDQRLWEDPATKSVAQNYAGNIRGILGLRFEFEFPKAMIKLSSIEVKAGTQGEIRKVCSKFN, from the exons ATGGATGCCATATTGAGCTACCTAGTTATGTTTATGATGATGACTTTGGCAGTAGTTCAAGCCCAACTAAGAACAGGGTTTTATTCTAGTTCATGCCCAAGTGCTGAGGCCATTATACGGTCCACTGTTGAATCTCACTTCAACAAAGATCCTACTATTGCTCCTGGCCTTCTCAGGCTTCATTTCCATGATTGCTTTGTACAG GGGTGCGATGGTTCAATTTTGATTGCAGACTCTTCTGCAGAAAGGAATGCAGTGCAAAACATTGGTCTAAGAGGTTTTGAAGTCATTGATGATGCAAAATCACAGATAGAAGCTACATGCCCTGGAGTTGTCTCATGTGCTGACATTCTAGCATTGGCAGCCAGGGATGCAGTCCATTTG AGTGGTGGTCCAAGTTGGCTAGTACCAACAGGAAGAAGAGATGGGAGGATTTCTTCATCAAATCAAGCCTCAAACATGCCTTCTCCGCTTGACCCGGTTTCTGTCCAGAAGCAAAAATTTTCAGCCAAAGGTCTAGATGTTCATGACCTTGTCACCTTATTAG GTGCACACACCATAGGGCAGACAGACTGCAGGTTCTTCAGTTACCGTTTATACAATTTCACGACCACTGGGAACGCTGATCCCACCATAAACCAATCTTTCTTGGAGCTGCTTCAAGCTCAGTGTCCCAAAAACGGAGATGGTTTGAGAAAGGTGGCATTGGACAAAGATAGTCCTGCAAAGTTTGATGTTAGTTACTTCAAGAACGTGCGTGATGGTAGTGGCGTTCTAGAGTCAGATCAGAGGCTTTGGGAAGATCCAGCTACAAAAAGTGTGGCTCAGAATTATGCTGGGAACATTAGAGGGATACTGGGATTAAGATTTGAATTCGAGTTTCCTAAGGCCATGATTAAGTTGAGTAGCATTGAAGTGAAGGCTGGTACTCAAGGAGAAATTAGAAAAGTGTGCTCTAAATTTAACTGA
- the LOC112733883 gene encoding G-type lectin S-receptor-like serine/threonine-protein kinase LECRK2 encodes MASMLDSGNFVIYDDSHVVVWQSFDHPTDTILGGQNLTAANRLVSSLSKTDHSTGLFYLIMQESDSNLVAYPLKTLPYAEYHYWAEFDNATTGSVQLSLNTEGFLCLRELQCFANNTNLLRNNKSKKQNTTSIYRATFDFDGVFRLYEHQFDAEANRRKLSVQIRWEALHDKCQINGFCGFNSYCSNTNMCHCYPGFVPISNNGMFLECKLNYSKDECQSNPDPSSLYDVTLLEHMSWSDFPYLVTKETTMEACEESCKEDCDCGGALYANNGGICSIYRLPLRYGRKVPNASDTATAIFKVPYHSGFLINQTHLDSDSHVVVDNKRSLILILSSSLGSVTLLCVIIAVSVFFNYRHHVYSYAKLSASSNLGFTKECSLRSFSFDELVEATSGFTEEIGRGSYGAVYKGTVTGDGSNKSVAVKRLERIADDEGEREFRAEVTAIARTHHRNLVKLVGYCIEGSRELLVYEYVSNGCLANLLFKGKNHHHHHNDQALPWKERIKIALDVARGVQYLHEECGVRIVHCNLKPQNILIDEAWTAKISDFGLARLLKHPQQPELLTDDEVRSSYLAPEWKNEASPSLSSCSSPLVSVKVDIYSYGVVVLEIVCRRRSIDVNVKCPEEVLLSSWVYQCYAEGELRKLVVNESEEEDTDWKTLERMVKVGLWCVQDDPSLRPSMKNVILMLEGWKPIPTPPSPLAST; translated from the exons ATGGCATCCATGCTGGATTCCGGAAACTTTGTAATCTATGATGATTCACATGTTGTTGTGTGGCAAAGCTTTGATCATCCAACCGATACCATTTTAGGAGGTCAGAACTTAACTGCAGCAAACAGATTGGTGTCTAGTTTGTCCAAAACAGATCATTCCACTGGACTTTTCTATCTTATCATGCAAGAATCGGATAGCAACCTTGTTGCTTATCCCCTCAAAACCTTACCATACGCTGAGTATCACTACTGGGCTGAGTTTGACAATGCTACTACCGG ttcGGTGCAGCTGAGTCTTAACACGGAAGGATTTCTTTGCCTAAGAGAGCTTCAATGTTTTGCCAACAACACAAACTTGTTGAGAAATAATAAGTCAAAGAAACAGAACACAACTTCAATATACCGGGCAACGTTTGATTTTGATGGGGTTTTCAGATTGTACGAGCATCAATTTGATGCTGAGGCAAATAGAAGGAAATTAAGTGTTCAAATTAGGTGGGAAGCCTTGCATGATAAATGCCAAATCAATGGTTTTTGTGGCTTCAACAGTTACTGTTCCAACACCAATATGTGTCACTGTTATCCTGGTTTCGTCCCCATCAGCAACAATGGCATGTTTCTGGAATGCAAACTGAACTACAGCAAAGATGAATGTCAATCTAATCCTGACCCATCTTCGCTGTACGATGTTACTCTTTTGGAGCACATGTCATGGAGTGATTTCCCATATTTGGTTACAAAAGAAACAACAATGGAAGCATGTGAGGAGTCTTGCAAGGAAGATTGTGATTGTGGGGGAGCATTGTATGCAAATAATGGTGGTATCTGTAGCATATACAGGCTTCCACTCAGATATGGAAGAAAGGTTCCAAATGCATCAGACACAGCCACAGCCATTTTCAAAGTGCCTTATCATTCAGGATTTCTAATTAACCAAACACATCTAGACTCGGATTCCCATGTTGTTGTTGATAACAAGAGAAGCCTAATACTGATTCTATCCTCTTCTTTGGGATCTGTTACATTGCTCTGTGTGATCATTGCTGTCTCGGTTTTCTTCAATTATAGGCATCATGTTTATAGTTATGCAAAGTTGTCTGCAAGCTCAAACCTGGGATTCACCAAGGAATGTTCATTGCGCTCGTTTTCCTTTGACGAACTTGTGGAAGCAACTAGTGGCTTCACGGAAGAGATAGGAAGAGGGTCTTATGGAGCAGTTTATAAAGGAACAGTAACAGGTGATGGTAGTAACAAAAGCGTTGCTGTGAAGAGACTAGAGAGGATTGCTGATGATGAaggagagagggaatttcgaGCTGAAGTTACTGCCATTGCTCGAACTCACCATAGGAATCTGGTTAAGCTTGTTGGGTATTGTATTGAAGGGTCAAGGGAGCTTCTTGTTTATGAATATGTTAGCAATGGCTGCCTCGCGAATCTTCTGTTTAAGGGTaagaatcatcatcatcatcataatgaTCAGGCACTTCCATGgaaagagaggattaaaattgcATTGGATGTAGCCAGAGGAGTGCAGTATCTGCATGAAGAGTGCGGAGTTCGAATCGTCCATTGCAATCTTAAGCCACAAAATATACTGATTGATGAAGCATGGACAGCAAAGATATCTGATTTTGGATTAGCACGGCTTTTGAAGCACCCTCAACAACCAGAGTTGCTTACTGATGATGAGGTAAGAAGCAGTTACTTGGCACCTGAATGGAAGAATGAGGCATCACCATCTTTATCTTCATGTTCATCTCCATTGGTGTCTGTGAAAGTTGATATTTACAGCTATGGGGTTGTGGTGTTGGAGATAGTGTGCCGCAGAAGAAGTATAGATGTAAATGTGAAGTGTCCAGAGGAGGTTCTTCTTTCAAGTTGGGTGTATCAGTGTTATGCAGAAGGAGAGTTGAGGAAGCTTGTTGTTAATGAATCAGAAGAAGAGGATACAGATTGGAAGACATTAGAGAGAATGGTGAAGGTGGGGTTGTGGTGTGTGCAGGATGATCCATCACTGCGTCCTTCAATGAAGAATGTTATCTTGATGTTGGAAGGTTGGAAACCTATTCCAACTCCTCCATCTCCTCTTGCTTCAACTTAA